One Prunus dulcis chromosome 8, ALMONDv2, whole genome shotgun sequence DNA window includes the following coding sequences:
- the LOC117637882 gene encoding uncharacterized protein LOC117637882, translated as MAYGRSPTSSFIEGFSLSPLPYPVLLILAVISIFFGISWYSSHDSVVEEAETQFSWLLLFTAIALLLLVKLLSFLDPDWFFSLFPWGSRRITYHEPSEGSSPWGVAAFIVLLLVLLQYQSIFRDSWLIKK; from the coding sequence ATGGCCTATGGACGAAGCCCAACCAGCTCTTTCATAGAAGGGTTCTCTCTAAGTCCTCTGCCATATCCAGTTCTGCTAATTCTTGCAGTAATCTCAATCTTTTTTGGCATATCCTGGTACTCATCCCATGACTCAGTTGTGGAAGAAGCTGAAACGCAATTCAGTTGGCTGCTTTTGTTTACAGCAATAGCACTTCTGCTTCTTGTTAAGTTGCTGTCTTTTCTGGATCCTGATTGGTTCTTCTCCTTGTTTCCATGGGGAAGCCGCAGGATAACCTACCATGAACCTTCAGAGGGAAGCTCACCATGGGGAGTTGCTGCTTTCATTGTGCTCCTGCTAGTTTTGCTGCAATACCAGTCTATTTTCCGGGACAGCTGgctcattaaaaaataa
- the LOC117637669 gene encoding uncharacterized protein LOC117637669, protein MAYGRSQTSSFLEGFSLSPLPYPVLLILAVISIFLGISWYSSYDSVVEEAETQFNWLLFVTPIALLLLVKLLSSMDPDWLFSMSPLGNRRRTYYPPSEGSSPWGVAAFIVLLLVLLQYQSIFRDSWLI, encoded by the coding sequence ATGGCCTATGGAAGAAGCCAAACCAGCTCTTTCCTAGAAGGGTTCTCTCTAAGTCCTCTGCCATATCCAGTTCTGCTAATTCTTGCAGTAATCTCAATCTTTCTTGGCATATCCTGGTACTCATCTTATGACTCAGTTGTGGAAGAAGCTGAAACGCAATTCAATTGGTTGCTTTTTGTTACACCAATAGCACTTCTGCTTCTTGTTAAGTTGCTGTCTTCTATGGATCCTGATTGGCTCTTCTCCATGTCTCCACTGGGAAACCGCAGGAGAACCTACTATCCACCTTCAGAGGGAAGCTCACCATGGGGTGTTGCTGCTTTCATTGTGCTCCTGCTAGTTTTGCTGCAATACCAGTCTATTTTCCGGGACAGCTGGCTCATATAG
- the LOC117637639 gene encoding uncharacterized protein LOC117637639, producing the protein MLPFISYKHNISLDSLLHLHPDKEVEEEERTNSSSSSFLLTMGSCFPKQIERRKAISTERKTMRDLHQSCGEDFPACALRPTDRKNWMAGLNPEKIHIHKILWPGTHDSATNKIGFPCITRPFAQCQTLSIYQQLVIGTRVLDIRVQKDRRVCHGILVTYSIDVVIRDIKKFLSETKSEIILLEIRTEYGHDDPPDFEQYLVHQFGEVLIHQDDNVFNKTIAELFPKRIICVWKPRNSPPPKAGGVLWSSGHLKDDWINTDLPSTKFESNLKCLSEQPPISTRTFFYRVENTVTPQPDYPIVCVKSVTGRIHEYARLFITQCFSRGIENRLQIFSTDFIDEDFVDACVAVTYSRIERKA; encoded by the coding sequence ATGCTTCCTTTTATATCTTATAAACATAACATTTCTCTGGACAGCCTACTCCATTTGCATCCAGACAAGGAAGTagaggaagaggaaagaaccaactcttcttcttcttccttcttatTAACAATGGGTTCCTGTTTCCCTAAACAGATAGAACGCCGTAAGGCGATCTCAACGGAGAGGAAAACGATGCGTGATCTTCATCAAAGCTGTGGTGAGGACTTTCCAGCTTGTGCCCTTAGGCCTACAGATAGAAAAAATTGGATGGCAGGCCTCAACCCTGAGAAGATTCACATACACAAGATTTTATGGCCAGGAACACATGACTCTGCAACCAACAAGATTGGATTTCCATGCATAACTAGGCCTTTTGCACAATGCCAAACTCTGTCCATCTACCAACAGCTTGTCATAGGCACCAGAGTGCTTGACATTCGGGTTCAAAAGGATCGTCGCGTCTGCCATGGAATTCTTGTCACATACAGCATTGATGTTGTGATCAGAGACATCAAGAAGTTTCTGTCTGAAACAAAGTCAGAGATCATACTCCTTGAAATCAGGACTGAATATGGTCATGATGACCCTCCTGATTTTGAGCAGTATTTGGTGCATCAATTTGGGGAGGTTCTCATCCACCAGGATGACAATGTGTTCAACAAGACCATTGCAGAATTGTTTCCGAAGCGAATAATATGCGTGTGGAAGCCAAGGAATTCACCTCCGCCTAAGGCAGGGGGCGTTCTATGGAGTTCTGGGCACTTGAAGGATGACTGGATCAACACGGATTTGCCATCGACAAAATTCGAAAGCAACTTGAAGTGTTTGAGTGAGCAGCCTCCAATTTCAACAAGGACATTCTTTTACAGGGTGGAGAACACAGTGACACCTCAGCCTGATTACCctattgtgtgtgtgaaatcAGTGACCGGTCGGATTCATGAGTATGCAAGGCTGTTTATAACTCAGTGCTTCTCTAGAGGTATTGAAAATAGGTTGCAAATCTTCTCTACTGATTTTATAGATGAGGATTTTGTTGATGCATGTGTTGCTGTTACATATTCAAGAATTGAACGGAAAGCCTGA
- the LOC117636546 gene encoding triosephosphate isomerase, chloroplastic has protein sequence MSVASTSLASQLSGPKSVSSYSGLRRSCSKLDHTQSLSLFQHLHSQLRLSSSSRKASRGIVAMAGTGKFFVGGNWKCNGTKDSISKLVSDLNSAKLEADVDVIVAPPFLYIDQVKNSLTDRIEISGQNSWVGKGGAFTGEISVEQLKDIGATWVILGHSERRHVIGEDDQFIGKKAAYALNEGLGVIACIGEKLEEREAGKTFDICFQQLKAFADAVPSWDNIVIAYEPVWAIGTGKVASPEQAQEVHVAVRDWLKKNVSPEVASKTRIIYGGSVNGGNSAELAKKEDIDGFLVGGASLKGPEFATIINSVTAKKVAA, from the exons ATGTCGGTGGCCTCCACATCTCTCGCTTCCCAACTCTCTGGCCCTAAATCCGTCTCCTCTTACTCCGGTCTGCGACGATCGTGCTCCAAGTTGGACCACACCCagtctctctccctcttccaaCATCTTCACTCCCAGCTCcgcctctcttcctcctcccgCAAAGCCTCCAGAGGCATCGTCGCCATGGCCGGCACTGGAAAG TTCTTTGTTGGTGGAAACTGGAAGTGT AATGGCACAAAAGACTCTATCAGCAAGCTAGTCTCTGACTTGAACAGTGCCAAATTGGAAGCAGATGTTG ATGTTATTGTTGCACCACCATTTCTTTACATCGATCAGGTGAAGAACTCGTTAACAGATCGTATTGAAATATCTGGTCAAAATTCTTGGGTTGGAAAAGGTGGCGCTTTCACGGGAGAAATCAG CGTTGAACAATTGAAGGATATTGGGGCCACATGGGTTATTCTTGGACACTCAGAACGGAGGCATGTAATTGGGGAAGATGATCAG TTTATAGGAAAGAAAGCTGCCTATGCCTTGAACGAGGGTCTTGGAGTTATTGCTTGCATTGGTGAGAAGCTAGAAGAAAGGGAAGCAGGGAAAACTTTTGACATCTGCTTTCAGCAACTGAAGGCTTTTGCAG ATGCAGTACCCAGCTGGGATAATATAGTTATTGCTTATGAGCCTGTATGGGCCATTGGAACTGGTAAGGTGGCCAGTCCAGAACAAGCTCAGGAAGTACATGTAGCTGTTCGTGATTGGCTCAAAAAGAATGTGTCACCAGAAGTTGCATCCAAAACAAGAATTATTTATGGAG GGTCTGTAAATGGAGGCAATTCTGCTGAGCTTGCAAAGAAGGAAGATATTGATGGTTTTCTTGTTGGTGGTGCTTCCTTAAAG GGTCCTGAATTCGCTACCATCATCAATTCCGTAACAGCCAAGAAAGTTGCAGCTTGA
- the LOC117637192 gene encoding transcription factor bHLH121 has translation MDQQLKHEGFIQSAPPPFPSAIEFPQPPPDSRAPSGRSQPNSSQRPEGETKDCLTARKIQKADREKLRRDRLNEQFLELGNVLDPDRPKNDKATILADTIQVLKDLTSEVDKLKADCASLTEESRELTHEKNDLREEKASLKSDIENLNAQYQQRLRAMFPWGAMDHSVVMAPPSYPYPMPMPMPPGPIPMHPHMQPYHYFPNQNPGVIPNPCSTFVPYVTPNTLVEQQSTQYVSPVVHPGSQSHVSGKQDSRNKLSGESKIDRSEDSNDVTTELELKTPGSMTDQDLSSVRRKSQKSARKEIKVTEGSSSSRCSSSHSVQDSSSNSVVGGTKADD, from the exons ATGGATCAGCAGCTCAAACACGAAGGCTTCATCCAATCTGCGCCACCTCCATTTCCTTCCGCCATAGAATTTCCTCAGCCCCCTCCCGATTCCCGCGCTCCCTCCGGCCGCTCCCAACCCAATTCAAG CCAAAGGCCTGAAGGGGAAACTAAGGATTGTCTAACTGCTAGAAAGATTCAGAAGGCTGACCGGGAGAAGTTGAGGAGGGATCGACTGAACGAGCAGTTTCTTGAGTTGGGGAATGTTTTAG ATCCAGACAGACCCAAAAATGATAAAGCAACCATTTTAGCTGATACAATTCAAGTGCTGAAGGATTTGACATCGGAAGTAGACAAACTTAAAGCTGATTGTGCTTCACTAACCGAAGAGTCTCGTGAG TTGACACATGAGAAAAATGATCTCAGAGAAGAGAAGGCATCTCTTAAATCTGACATTGAGAACCTTAATGCTCAGTATCAGCAGAGACTCAGGGCTATGTTCCCTTGGGGTGCTATGGATCACTCAGTTGTAATGGCCCCACCTTCATATCCATATCCAATGCCAATGCCAATGCCTCCAGGTCCAATTCCCATGCATCCACATATGCAGCCATACCATTATTTCCCAAATCAGAATCCTGGGGTCATTCCTAACCCCTGTTCAACTTTTGTTCCATATGTTACTCCTAATACTCTGGTTGAACAGCAGTCCACCCAATATGTATCGCCAGTAGTGCATCCAGGAAGTCAGTCTCATGTTTCAGGCAAACAAGATTCCAGAAACAAATTATCCGGGGAGAGTAAAATTGACAGAAGTGAGGATTCAAATGATGTTACGACAGAACTAGAATTGAAAACTCCTGGATCTATGACTGATCAG GATTTATCATCAGTACGAAGAAAATCTCAGAAGTCAGCGAGGAAGGAAATCAAGGTTACAGAAGGGAGTTCTTCAAGCAGatgttcttcttctcataGTGTACAGGATAGCTCATCTAATAGCGTAGTTGGTGGCACAAAAGCTGATGactga